From one Prochlorococcus marinus str. MIT 0912 genomic stretch:
- the pheA gene encoding prephenate dehydratase, with protein sequence MSTRVAYLGPKGTYAEKAAKALAALEKLDSPEFSPCKGLMSVVDNLAKNLCEAAVVPIENSVEGGVTTTLDSLWRHKNLFIHRALVLPIKHSLMSSGSISTISEVLSHPQAIAQCSQWLNDNIPNAVHLPTNSTAEAIRMVEGSTFRAAIGSKDANEKLNILAYPINDIEGNCTRFVLLSKNNNKVDGNKASMAFSLKSNSPGSLLKALNCIANLGLNMSRIESRPSKRELGEYVFFIDLDLTNNNNKDFENITEKLSPLCNQIINFGCYFGSEVE encoded by the coding sequence ATGTCAACTCGAGTGGCCTATCTAGGGCCTAAAGGAACATACGCTGAAAAGGCTGCAAAAGCTCTAGCAGCCTTGGAAAAGCTTGACTCACCAGAGTTCTCTCCATGCAAAGGTTTAATGTCTGTGGTAGATAATCTTGCAAAAAATCTTTGTGAAGCAGCCGTTGTACCCATTGAAAATTCAGTAGAAGGCGGTGTTACAACAACATTAGATTCACTATGGAGACATAAAAATTTATTTATTCATAGAGCCCTAGTACTCCCTATAAAACACTCATTAATGAGCAGCGGATCAATATCAACGATTTCAGAGGTCCTTTCCCATCCGCAGGCTATAGCTCAATGCAGCCAGTGGTTAAACGATAATATTCCCAATGCAGTTCATTTACCAACTAATTCAACAGCAGAAGCGATAAGAATGGTAGAAGGGAGCACATTTAGAGCAGCGATAGGTTCTAAAGATGCCAATGAAAAACTGAATATTCTGGCTTATCCAATTAATGATATTGAGGGGAATTGCACTAGATTCGTTCTTTTAAGTAAGAACAATAATAAAGTAGATGGAAACAAAGCAAGTATGGCCTTTTCACTTAAGTCTAATAGTCCTGGTTCATTACTAAAAGCATTGAATTGCATCGCGAACCTTGGCCTAAATATGAGCAGAATTGAATCTCGTCCTTCTAAAAGAGAACTGGGTGAATATGTCTTTTTTATAGATCTAGATTTAACTAATAATAATAATAAAGATTTTGAAAATATTACTGAAAAGTTATCTCCCCTTTGCAATCAAATAATTAATTTTGGATGCTATTTTGGGTCGGAAGTAGAATAA
- a CDS encoding ribonuclease HII has translation MEAKKQLIAGIDEVGKGCLFGPVLAGAVILSEENERNLLSHGLKDSKKLSHRQRHNLVPLIKKNSTSWALGQASAREIDSIGIRAATEKAMLRALQKFPSPPDLILVDGILPIRLWPGKQKTQVRGESHFASIAAASVLAKETRDELMKRLSLTFSLYGLDKNKGYGTDVHRTNLIKAGPTKLHRKSFLSKLKVD, from the coding sequence ATGGAAGCTAAAAAACAATTGATTGCAGGAATTGATGAAGTAGGAAAAGGTTGTTTATTTGGCCCAGTTTTAGCTGGAGCTGTAATTTTAAGCGAAGAGAACGAAAGAAATCTATTAAGTCATGGTTTAAAAGACAGTAAAAAATTAAGCCACCGTCAAAGACATAACTTAGTTCCTTTGATAAAAAAAAACTCAACCTCTTGGGCGCTAGGCCAGGCCTCAGCAAGAGAAATTGACAGTATTGGTATCCGAGCGGCTACTGAAAAAGCAATGCTAAGGGCATTACAAAAATTTCCATCTCCACCAGACTTAATTCTTGTTGATGGCATATTACCCATTCGCTTGTGGCCAGGGAAACAAAAGACACAAGTTCGAGGTGAAAGTCATTTCGCCTCAATTGCTGCTGCAAGTGTTCTCGCAAAAGAAACAAGAGATGAACTAATGAAACGACTATCTCTTACATTCAGTCTTTATGGACTAGATAAAAACAAGGGATATGGAACTGATGTTCATAGAACAAACTTAATCAAAGCAGGTCCAACAAAACTCCATCGAAAAAGTTTTCTCTCCAAATTGAAAGTCGATTAA
- a CDS encoding methyltransferase domain-containing protein: MQWILIYIFSTFFLLTLTTQWLRKSRKYESVNSVASSYDSWTNDRLLENLWGDHIHLGFYEKPRIKKDFRQAKVDFVHELVRWSGLNKLPKGSRVLDVGCGIGGSARILSDYYGFEVIGISISQEQIKRANELTANKDICRFEVMNALDLKFEKGCFDGVWSVEAGPHIFDKQTYADEMLRVLRPGGVLAVADWNQRDPIKHPLNLLEKFIMNQLLVQWTHPEFSSIEGFKNNLLKSPYCGSSVESSNWTKYTIQSWNESIYEGFRRPSSILKLGLRSLLKAFREIPTILMMRWSFSRGLMKFGVFKSRG; encoded by the coding sequence ATGCAATGGATATTGATTTATATATTTAGTACTTTCTTTCTGCTCACTTTAACTACTCAGTGGCTCAGAAAAAGTCGTAAATATGAGTCTGTTAATAGCGTTGCATCTTCATATGATTCATGGACTAATGATCGTTTATTAGAGAATCTCTGGGGAGATCATATTCATCTTGGTTTTTATGAAAAACCAAGAATAAAAAAAGACTTTAGGCAAGCCAAGGTAGATTTTGTTCATGAATTAGTTCGTTGGAGCGGCTTAAATAAATTACCAAAAGGCTCAAGGGTTTTAGACGTTGGATGTGGAATAGGCGGAAGCGCAAGAATATTATCCGATTACTATGGATTTGAGGTGATTGGTATTTCCATAAGTCAAGAACAAATCAAAAGAGCAAATGAACTAACGGCTAATAAAGATATATGTCGGTTTGAGGTAATGAATGCCCTTGACTTAAAGTTTGAAAAAGGTTGCTTTGATGGAGTATGGAGCGTTGAGGCTGGGCCTCATATTTTTGATAAACAAACGTATGCTGATGAGATGCTCAGGGTCCTTAGACCCGGTGGGGTTTTGGCAGTTGCAGATTGGAATCAAAGAGATCCAATAAAGCATCCCTTGAATTTATTGGAAAAGTTCATTATGAATCAATTACTAGTTCAGTGGACCCATCCTGAATTTTCAAGTATTGAAGGATTTAAAAACAACTTATTAAAAAGTCCTTATTGTGGAAGTTCTGTAGAGTCTTCCAATTGGACTAAATATACAATTCAATCTTGGAATGAATCTATATATGAAGGGTTTAGAAGACCTTCATCAATATTGAAATTAGGCCTCAGATCTCTACTTAAGGCATTTAGAGAAATCCCCACCATTTTGATGATGAGATGGTCTTTCTCAAGAGGTTTGATGAAATTTGGGGTGTTCAAATCAAGAGGATAA
- a CDS encoding DUF1997 domain-containing protein translates to MSLAFTARQRIDLVVQDNQEQLPDYLLQQERVVGAMLDPKKLTPLGPGSFKYEVTSFKVFQLQINPVVSIGVENTERKIRMYVTESHLDGLGFVEDFDLTLDALLEAKPSGLEGEALLGVTVSQPQLLRLIPPKMLESTGQSILNGILLGIKSRVEKQLIVDFNNWCKEN, encoded by the coding sequence ATGTCTCTTGCCTTTACAGCACGACAAAGAATTGATCTAGTTGTTCAAGATAATCAGGAGCAACTACCTGATTATCTCCTACAACAGGAAAGAGTTGTAGGAGCAATGCTTGATCCTAAAAAATTGACTCCTTTGGGGCCAGGAAGCTTTAAGTACGAAGTCACTAGTTTTAAGGTTTTTCAGCTTCAAATAAATCCAGTTGTATCAATAGGTGTGGAAAATACTGAAAGAAAAATCAGAATGTATGTTACGGAAAGTCACTTGGATGGATTGGGATTCGTTGAAGATTTTGATTTAACCTTAGATGCGCTTTTGGAGGCAAAACCCTCAGGTCTTGAAGGTGAAGCGCTTTTGGGTGTAACAGTCAGTCAGCCTCAATTGTTGAGATTAATTCCTCCCAAAATGCTCGAGTCAACTGGGCAATCAATATTAAATGGAATTTTGTTAGGAATTAAGTCAAGGGTTGAGAAGCAGCTAATTGTTGATTTCAATAATTGGTGCAAAGAAAATTAG
- the rpsJ gene encoding 30S ribosomal protein S10, producing MSTAIAQQKIRIRLKAFDRRMLDLSCDKIIETADTTAASAIGPIPLPTKRKIYCVLRSPHVDKDSREHFETRTHRRIIDIYSPSAKTIDALMKLDLPSGVDIEVKL from the coding sequence ATGTCAACTGCAATTGCACAGCAAAAAATACGCATTCGTCTAAAGGCTTTTGATAGAAGAATGCTTGATTTATCTTGCGATAAAATAATTGAGACTGCAGATACAACAGCTGCTTCCGCAATAGGTCCGATACCTCTCCCCACAAAAAGAAAAATTTATTGTGTTCTTCGTTCACCTCATGTTGATAAAGATTCAAGAGAGCATTTTGAAACAAGAACACATAGAAGAATTATTGATATTTACAGTCCTTCTGCGAAGACTATAGATGCTCTAATGAAGTTGGACCTTCCTAGCGGAGTTGATATAGAAGTTAAGCTCTAA
- a CDS encoding LON peptidase substrate-binding domain-containing protein codes for MSELSVRELPLFPLPEVVLFPQEYLPLHIFETRYRVMLQSVLKSDSRFGVVRWDPIAKKMADVGCCAEIIKHQTSEDGRSNIVTIGQQRFRILEIISETPFINALVSWVDDEQISDQIKLMELKDSVAIALKDVVSLTSKLTESEKELPDSLPDIPRELSFWIAAHLGGPVASEQQKLLELTNTFHRLEREYELLDHTRRQLAARTALKDTFSNADQANN; via the coding sequence TTGAGCGAACTTTCAGTTAGGGAGCTACCACTTTTCCCATTGCCTGAGGTTGTGCTTTTTCCTCAGGAATACTTGCCGCTTCATATTTTCGAAACTCGTTACAGGGTGATGCTTCAATCTGTTTTGAAATCGGATAGCCGTTTTGGTGTTGTTAGATGGGATCCAATTGCAAAAAAAATGGCAGATGTTGGTTGTTGTGCTGAGATCATTAAGCATCAAACTTCAGAAGATGGTAGAAGTAACATTGTCACTATTGGACAGCAAAGATTTCGAATTCTAGAAATTATTAGTGAAACTCCTTTTATTAACGCGCTAGTAAGTTGGGTTGATGATGAACAAATTTCAGATCAAATCAAACTAATGGAACTAAAGGATTCCGTAGCTATTGCTCTGAAGGATGTAGTTTCACTTACTTCAAAACTGACTGAATCAGAGAAAGAGCTCCCTGATTCTTTGCCTGATATCCCCAGAGAATTATCTTTTTGGATAGCTGCACATCTAGGAGGTCCGGTAGCAAGTGAACAGCAAAAATTATTAGAATTAACTAATACTTTCCATCGTTTAGAGAGAGAATATGAACTTCTTGATCACACAAGAAGACAACTAGCTGCCAGAACTGCTTTAAAAGATACTTTCTCAAACGCTGATCAAGCTAACAATTAA
- the clpS gene encoding ATP-dependent Clp protease adapter ClpS: MVDSVNQTDGETAVIDREVQRVRKLSPKYKVLLHNDPVNTMDYVVDTLRQVVPQLSEQDALNIMLETHNNGVGLVITCDLEPAEFYSESLKAKGLTSTIELES; the protein is encoded by the coding sequence ATGGTTGACTCTGTAAATCAAACTGATGGAGAAACGGCTGTTATTGATAGGGAAGTTCAGCGAGTTAGAAAATTATCTCCCAAATATAAGGTTTTACTTCATAATGATCCCGTTAATACTATGGATTATGTAGTTGATACTCTAAGGCAGGTAGTTCCACAATTAAGTGAACAGGATGCTTTAAATATTATGTTAGAAACACATAATAATGGTGTTGGACTTGTTATAACTTGTGACTTAGAACCTGCCGAATTTTACTCTGAATCTTTAAAGGCTAAAGGCCTAACAAGTACAATAGAATTAGAAAGCTGA
- a CDS encoding LL-diaminopimelate aminotransferase — protein sequence MVQVNADYLKLKAGYLFPEISRRIKDFSYKNPNANLIRLGIGDVTEPLPLACRSAMKAAIDEMGTENGFKGYGPEQGYQWLRESIAKNDYLSRGCEISPEEIFVSDGSKCDSSNILDILGKANKIAVTDPVYPVYVDTNVMTGRTGDINSAGEYKGLGYIPINSENGFEAAIPKERFDLIYLCFPNNPTGAVATREQLVSWVKYAKENNSLILFDAAYEAFIKDDSIPHSIFEIEGSKDCAIEFRSFSKNAGFTGTRCAFTVIPKSLKGKAGAEEVDLWSLWNRRQSTKFNGVSYVVQRGAEAVYSEEGQKQIKKLVSFYMDNAQIIKSSLTDAGFDVFGATNAPYAWIKTPNNLSSWDFFDFLLENVNVVGTPGSGFGAAGEGYFRLSAFNSRKNVETAMQRILKL from the coding sequence GTGGTACAAGTTAATGCTGATTACCTGAAATTAAAAGCAGGTTATCTTTTTCCAGAGATCTCTAGAAGAATTAAAGACTTTAGTTATAAGAACCCAAATGCTAATTTGATCCGCCTAGGAATCGGTGATGTTACTGAACCTCTTCCTTTGGCTTGTCGTTCTGCTATGAAGGCGGCTATTGATGAAATGGGGACAGAGAATGGCTTTAAGGGCTATGGCCCTGAACAAGGATATCAATGGCTTCGTGAGAGCATTGCTAAAAATGATTATTTATCTCGTGGTTGCGAGATTTCTCCAGAAGAAATTTTTGTTTCAGATGGATCGAAATGCGATAGCAGTAATATTTTAGATATTCTTGGAAAGGCTAATAAAATAGCTGTAACTGACCCTGTTTATCCTGTATACGTTGATACCAATGTGATGACAGGCAGAACAGGAGACATTAACTCAGCTGGAGAATATAAAGGTTTAGGTTATATCCCAATTAATTCAGAGAATGGATTTGAAGCAGCAATACCAAAAGAAAGATTTGATTTAATTTATCTTTGTTTTCCTAATAATCCAACTGGTGCAGTAGCAACTAGAGAGCAATTAGTTTCTTGGGTTAAATATGCAAAAGAAAATAATTCTTTGATTCTTTTTGATGCCGCTTATGAGGCTTTCATTAAAGATGATTCTATTCCACATTCGATTTTTGAAATTGAGGGATCAAAAGATTGTGCTATTGAGTTCCGCTCTTTTTCAAAAAATGCAGGTTTCACTGGAACAAGATGTGCTTTCACAGTTATTCCCAAGTCTTTAAAAGGCAAAGCAGGCGCTGAAGAAGTTGATTTGTGGTCCTTATGGAATCGTCGACAAAGTACTAAATTTAATGGTGTAAGTTATGTGGTCCAGAGGGGAGCGGAAGCTGTTTACTCTGAAGAAGGGCAGAAACAAATCAAAAAATTGGTAAGTTTCTATATGGATAATGCTCAAATCATTAAATCAAGTTTGACTGATGCAGGATTTGATGTTTTTGGCGCGACCAATGCCCCTTATGCATGGATAAAAACACCGAACAACCTAAGCTCATGGGATTTCTTTGATTTCTTGCTTGAAAACGTTAATGTTGTTGGCACTCCAGGAAGTGGCTTTGGTGCTGCCGGAGAGGGCTATTTTAGATTATCTGCCTTCAATAGTAGAAAAAATGTTGAAACAGCTATGCAAAGGATATTAAAACTTTAA
- a CDS encoding Rne/Rng family ribonuclease translates to MPQRIVIAEHLRIAALLTDERIDELIVAQGSYQIGDIFLGTVENVLPGIDAAFVNIGESEKNGFIHVNDLGPLRLKKGTAGITELLEPKQKVLVQVMKEPTGSKGPRLTGNIALPGRYLVLQPYGQGVNISRRIGTESERNRLRALGVLVKPTSTGLLIRTEAEDIAEEFLIDDLENLLKQWELILQASETCTPPILLNRDEDFIHRILRDHIGQNVTQIVVDNTEAIGRVKSFLGKNSKELAIELHSDSQNILEKYRVITAINDALKPRVDLPSGGYIIIEPTEALTVIDVNSGSFTRSSNSRETVLWTNCEAAIEIARQLKLRNIGGVIIIDFIDMDTKRDQLQLLEHFTSGINGDSARPQIASLTELGLVELTRKRQGQNIYELFGKNSPNSQSQSNLQNITIQDINPTNSSEVGVINSTLILGEEIQSFQENNKKNKRINKIKDIEANIINDEYKSSIDNSKSISTETNGEDIPKENNHKKQENIVIDISMSENEEMVYSSMGLDPILLLEEPPLSENYTVNIIRPGAEASEENKNAIIEEAQQNLLINSNTKNKKNHIDIIRLKNDTPIEQKPTNPEEAENVEKENTNVDLDADTNELISIENNPINEKNELSSNESQEVNDDPRRKRRRSSASS, encoded by the coding sequence ATGCCCCAGCGAATTGTTATTGCTGAGCATTTGCGAATTGCCGCTCTGCTCACTGATGAGAGAATAGATGAATTAATAGTGGCTCAAGGTAGCTACCAAATCGGAGATATTTTCTTAGGAACAGTTGAAAATGTTCTTCCAGGAATAGATGCTGCTTTTGTGAATATTGGAGAAAGTGAAAAAAATGGCTTTATTCATGTCAATGATTTAGGTCCACTTAGATTAAAAAAAGGAACTGCAGGAATAACAGAGTTACTTGAACCAAAGCAAAAGGTTTTAGTTCAAGTAATGAAAGAGCCTACGGGTTCAAAGGGACCTAGATTAACTGGAAACATTGCTCTTCCTGGTAGATATCTCGTACTCCAGCCTTATGGACAAGGTGTAAATATTTCTAGAAGAATAGGAACAGAGAGTGAGAGGAATCGACTTAGAGCTTTAGGGGTATTAGTTAAGCCTACAAGCACAGGGCTATTAATAAGGACAGAAGCAGAAGATATTGCTGAAGAATTTTTAATTGATGATCTTGAAAATCTTCTTAAACAATGGGAACTTATTTTACAAGCATCTGAAACTTGTACTCCGCCAATTCTTTTAAATAGAGATGAAGACTTTATCCATAGAATTCTTAGAGATCATATCGGTCAAAATGTTACTCAGATTGTTGTAGATAATACTGAAGCAATTGGCCGAGTCAAAAGTTTCCTTGGCAAGAATAGCAAGGAATTAGCAATAGAATTACATAGTGATTCGCAAAACATATTAGAAAAATATAGAGTAATTACTGCAATTAATGATGCGTTAAAACCAAGGGTAGATCTACCTTCTGGTGGTTATATAATAATTGAGCCAACAGAGGCATTGACAGTAATTGATGTCAACTCAGGTTCTTTTACACGATCTTCAAATTCTAGAGAAACAGTTTTATGGACTAATTGTGAAGCCGCTATTGAAATAGCAAGACAATTAAAATTAAGGAATATTGGCGGGGTAATTATTATTGATTTCATAGATATGGATACAAAAAGAGACCAACTTCAATTATTAGAACATTTCACATCTGGTATTAATGGAGACTCAGCGCGACCACAAATTGCTTCACTTACAGAACTTGGTCTTGTTGAGCTAACTAGAAAAAGACAAGGTCAAAATATATATGAATTATTTGGGAAAAATTCTCCTAATTCCCAAAGTCAAAGTAATCTTCAAAATATTACTATTCAAGATATAAATCCAACAAACTCATCTGAAGTTGGAGTAATTAATTCAACTTTAATCTTAGGGGAGGAAATACAATCATTCCAAGAGAATAATAAAAAAAATAAGCGTATAAATAAAATAAAAGATATAGAAGCAAACATAATTAATGATGAGTATAAATCATCTATAGATAATTCTAAATCTATATCCACAGAAACAAATGGAGAAGATATTCCTAAAGAGAATAATCATAAAAAGCAAGAGAATATAGTAATAGATATAAGTATGAGTGAGAACGAAGAGATGGTTTATAGCTCAATGGGATTAGATCCTATTCTACTTTTAGAGGAACCTCCACTTTCTGAAAACTACACCGTGAACATAATTAGGCCTGGAGCCGAAGCAAGTGAGGAAAATAAGAATGCAATAATTGAGGAAGCTCAACAAAATTTACTAATTAATTCCAATACCAAAAACAAAAAGAATCATATAGATATAATTCGTCTTAAAAATGACACTCCTATTGAGCAAAAGCCAACCAATCCTGAAGAAGCCGAGAATGTCGAGAAAGAAAATACCAATGTAGATCTAGATGCAGATACAAATGAATTAATAAGTATTGAAAACAATCCAATTAATGAAAAGAATGAATTAAGTTCTAATGAATCTCAAGAAGTTAATGATGATCCAAGACGAAAAAGAAGGAGATCGTCCGCTTCTTCTTAA
- a CDS encoding photosystem II high light acclimation radical SAM protein — MDANLTSELNLHGPKSEVKVLYVRLPCNPIFPIGPIYLADHVHKCFPKIKQSIVDLASLPILDVERILINSIENFKPTLLVFSWRDIQIYAPVDGRGGNPLQNSFEVFYARNPLKKIRGALGGFQLLKSHYGEIWRNQRLIKKGLKYAKRYKKNVDLIIGGGAVSVFYNQLKKSLPKGTIISLGEGELLIEKLIRNESISDERCFVVGESPREKLIHEKPNNVIKTACNYDYIQSIWPQFKWYLDGGDFYIGVQTKRGCPHNCCYCIYTVIEGKKVRINPVSEVIKEIKQLYNLGVRGFWFTDAQFIPSRGHIQNAKDILQAIYDEGLHDIHWAAYIRADNLDEELAELMVRTGMSYFEIGITSGSQELVRKMRMGYNLKTVLKNCELLAKAGFKAQVSVNYSFNVIDERPETIRQTVAYHRELEKIFGADIVEPSIFFIGLQPHTLLEEYGLKKGLLKKGYNPMSLMPWTARKLLWNPEPMGKEFGRVCLEAFDTNPNDFGRTVMKLLERDYGVSSLNEALTVDAKNRPVLAKSLR, encoded by the coding sequence ATGGATGCAAATTTGACTTCTGAATTAAATCTTCATGGACCTAAATCAGAGGTTAAGGTCTTGTATGTCAGGCTGCCTTGTAATCCTATTTTCCCAATTGGACCAATTTATTTAGCTGATCACGTTCATAAATGCTTTCCAAAAATCAAACAATCAATTGTAGATTTAGCTTCCTTGCCGATTTTAGATGTCGAAAGAATATTGATAAATAGTATCGAAAATTTCAAACCCACATTACTAGTATTTTCATGGAGAGATATACAAATTTACGCTCCTGTAGATGGAAGAGGTGGAAATCCATTACAAAATTCATTTGAAGTTTTTTATGCTCGAAATCCTCTCAAAAAGATTAGAGGTGCTTTAGGTGGTTTTCAACTATTGAAAAGTCATTATGGCGAAATATGGAGGAACCAAAGATTAATTAAAAAAGGATTAAAGTATGCAAAAAGATACAAGAAAAATGTAGACCTAATAATTGGAGGAGGTGCAGTTAGTGTTTTTTACAATCAATTAAAAAAATCATTACCTAAAGGGACTATCATCTCACTTGGAGAAGGAGAACTATTAATAGAAAAGCTAATAAGAAATGAATCAATTTCAGATGAGAGGTGTTTTGTAGTTGGTGAGTCTCCCAGAGAAAAGCTAATTCATGAGAAACCAAATAATGTAATTAAAACTGCATGTAATTATGACTATATTCAATCTATTTGGCCTCAATTTAAATGGTATTTAGATGGTGGTGACTTTTACATTGGAGTTCAAACTAAAAGAGGTTGTCCTCACAACTGCTGTTATTGTATTTATACTGTTATTGAAGGAAAGAAAGTAAGAATTAATCCAGTAAGCGAGGTTATCAAAGAAATTAAGCAACTTTATAATCTTGGTGTTCGTGGATTCTGGTTTACAGATGCCCAATTCATTCCCTCTAGAGGACACATTCAAAATGCCAAAGATATTCTCCAAGCTATTTATGATGAAGGGTTGCATGATATTCATTGGGCCGCATATATACGGGCCGACAATTTAGATGAAGAATTAGCTGAATTAATGGTTAGAACAGGTATGAGCTATTTCGAAATTGGAATAACATCTGGATCCCAAGAACTTGTAAGAAAAATGAGAATGGGATATAACTTAAAAACCGTTTTAAAAAATTGCGAACTTCTAGCAAAAGCAGGCTTTAAAGCTCAGGTTTCAGTAAATTACTCATTCAATGTTATTGACGAGCGTCCAGAAACAATAAGACAAACAGTTGCCTATCATAGAGAATTAGAGAAGATTTTTGGGGCTGATATTGTTGAGCCTTCAATATTTTTCATAGGACTTCAACCTCATACTTTATTAGAAGAGTATGGACTAAAAAAAGGTTTATTAAAAAAGGGTTATAACCCTATGAGTTTGATGCCCTGGACAGCCCGAAAGCTACTTTGGAATCCAGAGCCTATGGGCAAAGAATTTGGAAGGGTTTGTTTAGAAGCCTTTGATACAAATCCCAATGATTTCGGGAGAACAGTTATGAAGTTATTAGAAAGAGATTATGGAGTTTCATCTTTAAACGAAGCATTAACTGTGGATGCTAAAAACCGTCCCGTTCTTGCAAAAAGTCTTCGTTGA
- a CDS encoding CPBP family intramembrane glutamic endopeptidase, which translates to MPTITLFLFLYPFGWIISHFVYLFNRDISSSSLSIIGTIITYILFLCILPSWGHIRWKTNNLWVSIGLDFKNKFQALNIFFSGFIFSFLLLSILVLVFFLCGWVDRFDNIKFTELLNAILLIVGIVVAEEIVFRGWLMEEMVLLFGLRRGIIIQSIIFSLAHYRSDIGLLALIPFFTGLFLFGLVLTLRRTIDRGSLWGCIGLHGGLVGIWYLIDSGMLVFSIDTPYFLLGPSKEMVNPIGSIFGITILLITIFFQRRLFARTGRFLASTVNASFKDETP; encoded by the coding sequence GTGCCAACTATTACTCTTTTTTTGTTTTTATATCCTTTTGGATGGATTATTAGTCATTTTGTTTACTTATTTAATCGAGATATTAGTTCAAGCAGTTTAAGTATTATAGGTACAATAATAACATACATATTGTTTTTATGCATCCTACCTAGTTGGGGACATATTAGATGGAAAACTAATAATCTATGGGTATCAATTGGATTAGATTTTAAAAATAAATTTCAAGCATTAAATATATTTTTTAGTGGATTCATATTTTCATTTCTTCTTTTATCTATTCTGGTTCTGGTTTTTTTCTTATGCGGCTGGGTTGATAGATTTGACAATATCAAATTTACTGAATTATTAAATGCAATATTATTGATAGTGGGCATTGTTGTTGCTGAAGAGATAGTTTTTCGAGGCTGGTTAATGGAGGAAATGGTGCTTTTGTTCGGTTTGAGAAGAGGGATTATTATTCAATCTATAATTTTTAGTCTTGCCCATTACAGATCTGATATCGGTTTATTAGCTTTAATTCCCTTTTTTACTGGTCTATTTCTTTTTGGATTAGTTTTAACTTTAAGAAGAACTATTGATAGAGGTTCGTTATGGGGTTGTATTGGTTTACACGGTGGATTGGTTGGGATTTGGTATCTTATTGACTCGGGAATGCTTGTTTTTTCAATTGATACTCCTTATTTTTTATTAGGACCAAGTAAAGAAATGGTAAATCCAATTGGGAGTATTTTTGGTATAACAATTTTATTAATTACGATATTTTTTCAACGAAGACTTTTTGCAAGAACGGGACGGTTTTTAGCATCCACAGTTAATGCTTCGTTTAAAGATGAAACTCCATAA